In one Pseudomonas fitomaticsae genomic region, the following are encoded:
- a CDS encoding outer membrane protein OmpK translates to MIRTQTSVLLSGGLLAASQAMAGDLLLWQTNSLSYLYGKNFAINPSIQQTVTFEHADKWKYGDNFLFVDKIFYNGQEDRNKGPHAFYGEFSPRLSFGKIFDRKLEFGPIKDVLLAMTYEYGEGDSEAYLIGPGFDLKVPGFNYFTLNFYRRQTEGPRPGDGVWQITPGWSYSIPVGNSDLLIDGYLDWVVDNDQNSRGTYHANLHINPQIKYDLGKALGWGEKQVYVGTEYSYWKNKYGVESTHSFDTNQNTASLLVKVHF, encoded by the coding sequence ATGATCCGGACTCAAACCAGCGTGTTGTTGAGCGGCGGCCTGCTGGCCGCATCGCAAGCCATGGCCGGCGATTTATTGCTGTGGCAGACCAACAGCCTGAGCTACCTGTACGGCAAGAATTTTGCGATCAATCCGTCGATCCAGCAGACGGTGACGTTCGAGCACGCCGACAAGTGGAAGTACGGCGACAACTTCCTGTTCGTCGACAAGATCTTCTACAACGGCCAGGAAGACCGCAACAAAGGCCCCCACGCGTTCTACGGCGAATTCAGCCCGCGCCTGTCGTTCGGCAAGATCTTCGACAGGAAGCTGGAGTTCGGCCCAATCAAGGACGTGCTGCTGGCCATGACCTACGAGTACGGCGAAGGCGACAGCGAGGCCTATCTGATCGGCCCCGGCTTCGACCTCAAGGTGCCGGGCTTCAACTATTTCACCCTGAATTTCTATCGCCGCCAGACCGAAGGCCCGCGCCCCGGCGACGGCGTCTGGCAGATCACCCCCGGCTGGTCCTACAGCATTCCCGTGGGCAATTCCGACCTGCTGATCGACGGCTATCTGGACTGGGTGGTCGACAACGACCAGAACTCCCGCGGCACCTATCACGCCAACCTGCACATCAACCCGCAGATCAAATACGACCTGGGCAAAGCCCTCGGCTGGGGTGAAAAGCAGGTGTACGTCGGCACCGAATACAGCTACTGGAAAAACAAATACGGCGTCGAAAGCACCCACAGTTTCGACACCAACCAGAACACCGCCAGCCTGCTGGTGAAGGTGCACTTCTAA